Proteins encoded within one genomic window of Erinaceus europaeus chromosome 13, mEriEur2.1, whole genome shotgun sequence:
- the KDF1 gene encoding keratinocyte differentiation factor 1 → MPRPGHPRPSSGPPSLGPWQHPAELCLETYNEPPRPATSRRTRRPDPKDPGHHGPESLTFISGSAEPAAEPPACCLFWRPWVWDWCRAAFCFRRCRGCLQRWGACVRGCSPCLSAGDSTEGASEANWAKEHNGVPPSPDRAPPTRRDGQRLKSTMGSSFSYPDVKLKGIPVYPYRNTTSSAPDADSCCKEPLTEPPPMRHSLPSTLASSPRGSEEYYSFHESDLDLPEIGSGSMSSREIDVLIFKKLTELFSVHQIDELAKCTSDTVFLEKTSKISDLISSITQDYHLDEQDAEGRLVRGIIRISTRKSRARPQTTDGRSTRATVPAATAAPDSGHETMVGSGFSQDELTVQISQETTADAIARKLRPYGTPGYPASHDSSFQGTDTDSSGAPLLQVYC, encoded by the exons ATGCCCCGTCCGGGACACCCCCGCCCTTCATCTGGGCCCCCTAGCTTGGGACCCTGGCAGCATCCAGCAGAGCTGTGTCTGGAGACATACAATGAGCCACCCCGCCCTGCAACAAGCCGCCGCACCCGTAGGCCAGATCCCAAGGACCCTGGTCACCATGGACCAGAGAGCCTCACCTTCATCTCCGGCTCTGCTGAGCCAGCTGCTGAGCCCCCGGCGTGCTGCCTGTTCTGGCGACCCTGGGTGTGGGACTGGTGTCGGGCCGCCTTCTGCTTCCGCCGCTGCCGGGGTTGCCTCCAGCGTTGGGGAGCCTGTGTGCGGGGCTGCAGCCCCTGCTTGTCTGCTGGGGACTCCACTGAGGGGGCTTCCGAAGCCAACTGGGCAAAGGAGCACAATGGAGTGCCCCCCAGCCCCGACCGGGCACCCCCTACCCGGCGGGATGGCCAGCGGCTCAAGTCCACTATGGGTAGCAGCTTCAGCTACCCCGATGTCAAGCTTAAAGGCATTCCGGTCTATCCCTACCGCAACACCACCTCCTCAGCCCCTGATGCAGACTCCTGCTGCAAGGAGCCACTGACTGAGCCCCCACCCATGCGGCACAGTCTGCCAAGTACCCTGGCCAGCAGCCCCCGAGGCTCCGAGGAGTACTACTCGTTCCATGAGTCAGACCTGGACCTGCCTGAGATAGGCAGTGGCTCCATGTCGAGCCGAGAGATCGACGTGCTCATCTTCAAGAAGCTGACAGAGCTGTTCAGCGTACACCAGATCGACGAGCTGGCCAAGTGCACATCGGACACTGTGTTCCTGGAGAAGACCAGTAAGATCTCAGATCTTATCAGCAGCATCACCCAGGACTACCACTTAGATGAGCAGGATGCTGAGGGCCGCCTGGTCCGAGGCATCATTCGCATCAGTACCCGGAAGAGCCGTGCCCGCCCACAGACCACCGACGGGCGCTCAACTCGAGCAACTGTccctgctgctactgctgccccTGACAGCGGCCATGAGACCATGGTGGGATCAGGGTTCAGCCAGGACG AACTGACAGTGCAGATCTCCCAAGAGACAACCGCAGATGCCATCGCCCGAAAGCTGAGGCCTTATGGAACCCCAG gATACCCAGCCAGCCACGATTCATCCTTCCAGGGTACTGACACAGACTCATCAGGAGCACCCCTGCTCCAGGTGTACTGCTAA